The genomic DNA CCGCAGGAAGGGCGCAGGTAGATGGCCGCGTTCCGGCTGCCGCGCTTCAGCCGCGCGGAGCTTCTCTTTTCTGCCAAGAGCTTTGCCGCCGCGATGCTGGCCATGTACCTGGCCAGTCGCGCCGGCCTGCCGCGTCCGTTCTGGGCCTTGATGACCACCTATGTCGTGGCCCATCCGCTGGCCGGCGCGGTGCGCTCCAAGGCCCTCTACCGCTTCTGCGGCACCTTGATCGGATGCGTGGCCACGGTGCTGCTGGTGCCCGCGCTGTCGAATGCGCCGGAGCTGCTCACGCTGGTGCTCGCGCTGTGGGTGGGGCTGTGCCTGTGCATTTCGCTGTTCGACCGCACGCCGCGCTCGTATGTCTTCATGCTCGCGGGCTACACCGCCGCGCTGATCGGCTTTCCTTCGGTGCAGACGCCGCTCGCGCTGTTCGACACCGCGGTGGCGCGGGTGGAGGAAATCGGCCTGGGCATCCTGTGCGCCACGCTGATCCACAGCATTGCGTGGCCCACGGGCCTGGCGCCGACCGTGCTGGGCCTGCTCGACCGCACGCTGCTGGATGCGCGCCAGTGGCTCACCGACCTGCTGCAGCCCGCGGGCCGCAGCACCGACGCCGATCCGCAAACGCTTGCTGCCGACCGCCGCCGGCTGGCCGGCGACATCACCCAGCTGCGGCTGCTGTCCACCCACGTGCCGTTCGACACCACGCACCTGCGCTGGACCGCCGGCGCCATCCGGGCCATGCAGGACCGCGTGGCGGCACTCACGCCCGCGCTGTCGGCCGTGGAGGACCGGCTGCTGGCGCTGGAGCAGGCCGAAGGCGCGATCGCGCCGGACGTTGCGGCGGTGCTTGCGCAGGCCGCGCAATGGCTGCAGGAAAACGACGCCGCGCGCGCGCAGTCGCTGCAACTGCTGCGCCGCTCGATCCAGGCGCTGGGCGCCACGCCGCAGCACAGTCCCTGGAGCCGCGCCTTGCGCATCGGGCTCGCGGGCCGGCTCGAGGAACTGGTCGAGGGATGGCGCGCCTGCGCGCGGCTGCGCATGGACATCGACGAGGGCCTGCAGGGCGCTCTGCCGCCGCGCCGCATGGCCGCGCTCGGCAGCCGCGTGCTGCACCGCGACTACGGCATGGCGCTGCTGTCGGCGCTGGCCGCGGTGCTCGCCATCTGCCTGTGCGGCGCCTTCTGGATCGTGACGGGCTGGCCCACGGGCTCGGCCGCCACCATGATGGCCGCGGTCTTCTGCTGCTTCTTCGCGACCATGGACGATCCCGTGCCCGCGATCCACGGCTTCCTGAAGTACACGCTGTGGTCGATTCCCGTCTCCGCGCTCTATGTGCTGGTGCTGATGCCGCTGGTGCAGGACTTCGGCATGCTGGTGGCGGTGTGCGCGCCGGCCTTCCTGCTGCTGGGTGTCTACATGGCGCGGCCGGCGCATTTCATGGCGGCCATGGCGCTGCTGTTCGGCGTGGCCGGCACGCTGGCCCTGCACGACACCGCCAATGCCGACCTGGTGAGCTTCATCAACAGCATGCTCGGGCAGGTCATCGGCGTGGTGGTTGCTGCGCGCGTCACGCGGCTGGTGCGCTCGGTGGGCGCCGACTGGAGCGCACGGCGCATCCAGCGCGCCACCTGGCGCGAGCTCGGCGAGATGGCCGGCGTCTCGCAGCGCCAGGGCGCGCAGGGCGACGCCTACGCCGTGCGCATGCTCGACCGCATCGGCCTGCTCGCACCGCGCATCGCGCAGGCCGGCGGCAGCATCGAGGGTGTGGCCGCCAACGACGCGCTGCGCGACCTGCGCACCGGCGCCGACATCGACGTGCTGCAGCGGGTGCGCGCGCAGCTGCCGCCGGCGTCGGCCTCGGCGCTTCTGGGCGGCATCTCGCAGTTCTTCCTCCAGCGCGGCAGGGGCCGCATGCAAGCGCGCCCCGCCAGCCTGCTGCCGCAGATCGACGAGGCGCTGTCGGCGGTGCTTGGCGCGCAGCATGCGCCGTCATCCGCATCGCGCAGCGCAGTGACCGCGCTGGTGGGCCTGCGCCGCAATCTTTTCCCCGATGCACCGCCGCGCCTCGCCGTGGCCGGACAAGGAGCCTCCAGATGATTGGCGAAGCAAGTTTCTACGGCCTCTACGTGCCATGGCTGCTGGTGCTGGCCGGCATTGCGCTGGCCGCCCTCTGGGGCGTGCGCCATCTGCTGGCCCTGGCCGGCCTCTACCGCTGGG from Variovorax sp. V93 includes the following:
- a CDS encoding DUF1656 domain-containing protein; translated protein: MIGEASFYGLYVPWLLVLAGIALAALWGVRHLLALAGLYRWVWHPALFDMALYLLLLYGISRAASFLQ
- a CDS encoding FUSC family protein codes for the protein MAAFRLPRFSRAELLFSAKSFAAAMLAMYLASRAGLPRPFWALMTTYVVAHPLAGAVRSKALYRFCGTLIGCVATVLLVPALSNAPELLTLVLALWVGLCLCISLFDRTPRSYVFMLAGYTAALIGFPSVQTPLALFDTAVARVEEIGLGILCATLIHSIAWPTGLAPTVLGLLDRTLLDARQWLTDLLQPAGRSTDADPQTLAADRRRLAGDITQLRLLSTHVPFDTTHLRWTAGAIRAMQDRVAALTPALSAVEDRLLALEQAEGAIAPDVAAVLAQAAQWLQENDAARAQSLQLLRRSIQALGATPQHSPWSRALRIGLAGRLEELVEGWRACARLRMDIDEGLQGALPPRRMAALGSRVLHRDYGMALLSALAAVLAICLCGAFWIVTGWPTGSAATMMAAVFCCFFATMDDPVPAIHGFLKYTLWSIPVSALYVLVLMPLVQDFGMLVAVCAPAFLLLGVYMARPAHFMAAMALLFGVAGTLALHDTANADLVSFINSMLGQVIGVVVAARVTRLVRSVGADWSARRIQRATWRELGEMAGVSQRQGAQGDAYAVRMLDRIGLLAPRIAQAGGSIEGVAANDALRDLRTGADIDVLQRVRAQLPPASASALLGGISQFFLQRGRGRMQARPASLLPQIDEALSAVLGAQHAPSSASRSAVTALVGLRRNLFPDAPPRLAVAGQGASR